A section of the Spirosoma pollinicola genome encodes:
- a CDS encoding sodium:solute symporter family protein, whose protein sequence is MNTTIDTAVIVIFSAFVLAIGMLFARTGRNLKSFFAGGEAVPWFIGGLSLFMSFFSAGTFVAWGSIAYKHGWVAITIQWTMCIGALVTGLYLAPRWKQTGALTAAEFIRERLGATVQKVYIFIFTLVSLFIKGSVLYPVAKLVSVSLNLPLVPCTIGLGFFMIAYTAVGGLWAVMVTDILQFVVLSAAVFILLPLSLDRVGGFEGFLKAVPDDFFNLLNGEYTFGFVAAFVLYHICYIGGNWTFVQRYTSVDSPKSAKKVAFLFAGLYLISPVIWMLPPMIYRVINPSLTGLDTENAYLMICKLVLPPGLLGLMLTGMYFSTSASANTALNVVSAVFTNDIYKGLINPTASDKQLIRVARGSSWLFGLGMIGIALMVPAAGGIVEVVLSISSISGGPLLAPPLWSLFSKRLTSRATLWITGISLSVNLFFKILAPLLLGFKLTRAEETIVGIGLPFLMLLGYELWQRSKDNVAQEYYSYLIARQQKRDDAQAESPEEALAVRKQNRFGLRVISGSLVFTALMLCGLSFLTTEGAGITATISAVVLVLALIPWRAAQRVQLVTETPKTEKFQPNL, encoded by the coding sequence ATGAATACAACTATTGATACGGCGGTCATCGTCATTTTTTCGGCTTTTGTGCTCGCCATAGGGATGCTGTTTGCCCGGACGGGCCGCAACCTGAAATCGTTCTTTGCGGGGGGCGAAGCGGTGCCCTGGTTTATTGGGGGGCTGTCCCTGTTCATGAGCTTTTTCTCGGCCGGTACGTTCGTGGCCTGGGGCTCTATTGCATACAAACACGGCTGGGTAGCTATCACCATTCAGTGGACCATGTGCATTGGTGCACTGGTGACGGGCTTATACCTCGCTCCACGCTGGAAGCAGACGGGCGCCCTCACAGCCGCCGAGTTTATTCGGGAACGGCTGGGGGCAACGGTTCAGAAAGTGTACATCTTCATTTTTACACTGGTATCGCTGTTCATCAAAGGGTCGGTACTGTACCCGGTGGCGAAGCTGGTGAGTGTTTCGCTCAACTTGCCGTTGGTGCCCTGTACCATAGGGCTGGGCTTTTTCATGATTGCCTACACAGCCGTTGGCGGGCTTTGGGCGGTAATGGTAACGGACATTTTGCAGTTCGTGGTTCTGTCGGCAGCGGTGTTCATTCTGCTGCCGCTGTCCCTCGACCGGGTGGGTGGTTTCGAGGGATTTCTGAAAGCCGTGCCAGATGATTTTTTCAACCTCCTGAATGGCGAATACACCTTTGGTTTCGTGGCCGCTTTTGTGCTGTACCACATCTGCTACATTGGCGGCAACTGGACGTTTGTGCAGCGGTACACCAGCGTCGACAGTCCGAAATCGGCAAAGAAAGTAGCGTTTCTGTTTGCGGGTTTGTACCTCATCAGTCCCGTTATCTGGATGTTGCCGCCCATGATCTACAGAGTCATTAATCCATCCCTCACCGGTCTTGATACGGAAAATGCATATCTGATGATCTGTAAACTGGTGCTGCCACCGGGTTTGCTGGGCCTAATGCTCACGGGCATGTATTTCTCAACCTCAGCCAGTGCGAATACGGCCTTAAACGTCGTTTCGGCGGTATTTACGAATGACATTTACAAAGGGTTGATTAACCCAACGGCTTCGGATAAACAGTTGATTCGGGTGGCGCGCGGGTCGTCGTGGCTATTTGGTTTGGGCATGATCGGCATTGCGCTGATGGTTCCGGCGGCTGGTGGTATTGTAGAAGTTGTCCTGAGCATTTCGTCTATTTCGGGCGGCCCGCTGCTGGCCCCTCCCCTCTGGTCGCTGTTTTCCAAACGCCTGACCAGCCGCGCTACCCTCTGGATAACCGGCATCAGCTTAAGCGTCAATTTGTTCTTCAAAATTCTGGCTCCCCTATTGCTCGGTTTTAAGCTGACAAGGGCCGAAGAAACCATCGTTGGTATTGGACTTCCCTTTCTGATGTTGCTGGGCTACGAGCTGTGGCAGCGGTCGAAAGACAACGTCGCGCAGGAGTATTACAGCTACCTGATTGCCCGCCAGCAAAAACGCGACGACGCCCAGGCCGAATCGCCGGAAGAAGCGCTGGCGGTACGAAAACAGAACCGGTTTGGGTTGCGGGTCATTTCGGGCTCACTGGTATTTACGGCACTGATGCTGTGTGGCCTGAGTTTCCTGACTACAGAAGGCGCAGGTATAACGGCGACAATTTCGGCAGTAGTTCTTGTGCTGGCGCTGATTCCCTGGCGGGCGGCCCAGCGGGTTCAGTTGGTGACCGAAACACCAAAAACAGAGAAATTCCAACCAAACCTATAA
- a CDS encoding FAD-dependent oxidoreductase, whose amino-acid sequence MIREQATDKRPLKTVRHDADLLVVGGGLSGVCCAITAARAGTTVILVQDRPVLGGNSSSEVRLWVLGATSHMGNNNRWAREGGVIDELLLENLYRNPEGNPLIFDTILLEKVVLEPNIKLLLNTAVYEVEKADAETISGLKAFCSQNSTSYELVAPLFCDASGDGIVGFQAGAAFRMGAESREEFGEKFAPTAEYGELLGHSLYFYTKDTGRPVRFVPPAYALDDITKIPRYKRFNAQEYGCQLWWIEYGGRLDTVHDTETIKWELWKVVYGVWHHIKNSGLFPEAETMTLEWVGQIPGKRESRRFEGDYMLTQQDIVEQRTHSDAVAFGGWSIDLHPADGIFSEKPGCNQWHSKGLYQIPYRCLYSRNIRNLFLAGRIISASHVAFGSSRVMATGAHVAQAVGMAASVCSREGLIPRDLTDPTRITTVQQELLKTGHHIPGLYLNDKNDLARQATLTASSEFVLTELPPNGPLQPLTYSSAQMLPLPAGPIPQMTAFATIDQPTTLTVELRRSSKSFNHTPDVTMETLTIPLLKGEQDVVLLFNSQLNESGYVFVMFMKNEHVQLQYSQLRVTGVLSVFNKINPAVSNYGKQEPTDDIGVDTFEFWCPERRPAGQNIALRIQSGIQLFSPANVINGVQRPTNQPNGWVAATDDANPTLTLSWLSPQRISRVELRFDTDFDHPLETVIMIHPETVSPFCVPEYIVCNDRQKRIFHQTDNHQTSNTIRFEQPITTSHLTIHLKKNGMGQADFVPASLMEVRCY is encoded by the coding sequence ATGATACGCGAACAAGCAACCGATAAACGACCCTTAAAAACTGTTCGACACGACGCCGACCTGCTGGTGGTTGGCGGGGGTTTGTCGGGGGTTTGTTGCGCCATTACGGCAGCCCGTGCCGGGACAACCGTTATTCTGGTCCAGGACCGGCCGGTTCTGGGCGGCAACTCGTCCAGCGAAGTGCGGCTGTGGGTGCTGGGCGCCACCTCGCATATGGGCAACAATAACCGCTGGGCGCGGGAAGGGGGTGTTATCGACGAACTTCTCCTCGAAAACCTTTACCGAAATCCAGAAGGCAATCCGCTAATTTTCGACACCATCCTGCTCGAAAAAGTGGTACTGGAACCGAATATCAAACTCTTACTGAATACAGCGGTGTATGAAGTGGAAAAGGCTGACGCCGAAACTATCAGCGGCCTGAAAGCCTTTTGCAGCCAAAACAGCACCAGTTATGAACTGGTAGCTCCGCTTTTCTGCGACGCATCCGGCGACGGTATCGTTGGGTTTCAGGCGGGGGCTGCGTTTCGGATGGGGGCCGAAAGTCGGGAAGAATTCGGTGAGAAGTTTGCGCCCACCGCCGAATACGGCGAACTGCTGGGTCATTCGCTGTATTTCTACACCAAAGACACAGGTCGGCCGGTGCGCTTTGTACCACCCGCCTATGCGCTGGACGACATCACCAAAATTCCCCGTTACAAACGGTTCAATGCGCAGGAATACGGCTGTCAGCTTTGGTGGATCGAGTATGGCGGGCGTCTGGATACGGTGCACGATACCGAAACCATCAAATGGGAACTTTGGAAAGTAGTGTACGGCGTTTGGCACCACATCAAAAACTCAGGCCTGTTTCCCGAAGCCGAGACAATGACGCTGGAATGGGTCGGGCAGATACCCGGCAAACGCGAGAGTCGCCGGTTCGAAGGCGATTACATGCTGACCCAACAGGATATAGTCGAGCAGCGCACCCACTCCGACGCAGTGGCGTTTGGCGGCTGGTCTATCGACCTGCACCCGGCCGATGGTATTTTTTCGGAGAAGCCGGGCTGTAATCAGTGGCACAGCAAGGGTTTATACCAAATTCCATATCGGTGTCTCTATAGCCGAAACATCAGGAATCTGTTCCTGGCCGGGCGCATCATCAGTGCGTCGCACGTGGCCTTCGGCTCATCAAGGGTCATGGCAACGGGGGCACACGTCGCGCAGGCTGTCGGTATGGCTGCTTCGGTGTGTAGTCGGGAAGGATTGATTCCGCGCGACCTGACGGACCCGACCCGGATAACAACGGTACAACAGGAACTATTGAAAACCGGGCATCACATCCCCGGTCTGTATCTAAATGACAAAAATGACCTTGCCCGGCAGGCAACCCTAACTGCATCCAGCGAATTTGTCCTGACCGAACTGCCACCCAATGGGCCGCTGCAACCATTGACCTACTCATCGGCGCAGATGCTGCCTTTGCCTGCGGGGCCCATTCCGCAAATGACCGCCTTCGCCACCATCGATCAGCCGACAACATTAACGGTCGAACTGCGACGTAGCAGTAAGTCCTTCAACCATACGCCCGATGTGACGATGGAAACACTGACGATTCCACTCTTGAAGGGGGAACAGGATGTGGTTTTACTATTCAATAGCCAGTTGAACGAGTCAGGCTATGTGTTCGTGATGTTCATGAAGAATGAGCATGTTCAACTTCAGTACAGCCAGTTGCGTGTAACAGGCGTGTTGTCGGTTTTCAACAAGATTAATCCCGCCGTTTCGAACTACGGCAAGCAGGAGCCAACAGACGATATTGGCGTCGATACGTTTGAGTTCTGGTGCCCCGAACGTCGGCCTGCGGGTCAAAATATCGCGTTGCGCATTCAGTCCGGCATCCAGTTGTTTAGTCCGGCAAACGTAATTAACGGCGTTCAACGCCCAACGAACCAGCCCAACGGCTGGGTAGCCGCTACAGACGACGCCAATCCAACGTTAACCCTAAGCTGGCTAAGTCCGCAGCGCATTAGCCGGGTCGAACTTCGTTTCGATACCGACTTCGACCACCCGCTTGAAACAGTTATTATGATTCATCCAGAAACCGTTTCGCCGTTTTGTGTACCCGAATACATCGTGTGCAATGACCGACAGAAGCGCATTTTTCACCAAACGGATAATCATCAGACGAGCAATACAATCCGGTTTGAGCAACCGATCACGACCAGCCACCTGACCATCCATTTAAAGAAGAATGGCATGGGGCAAGCTGATTTTGTACCCGCGTCGCTTATGGAAGTGCGGTGTTATTGA
- a CDS encoding GMC oxidoreductase, with product MTHSNKSTQPPIPSGKKFDAIVVGSGISGGWSAKELCEKGLNVLLLERGRMIEHVSDYHTATMNPWDFPHRNQSMPLDELKKYPVQNRTGFTITEATHQHFVNDLDNPYVEEKPFDWIRGYHVGGKSLMWGRYSFRFSDLDFEANAKEGIATDWPIRYKDIAPWYDYVEKFAGIAGDRDGLPHLPDGQFQPALPDNCVEAHLRKSVNGMFPDRKVISARAAHLTAPTPEQTSLGRAKCQFRNLCMRGCPYGAYFSTQSATLPAARRTKRLTVRPHSIVNSIIYDEKSGRATGVRVIDEQTHQWHEFNASIIFLNASALGSTYILMNSKSNRFPNGMDDSGQLGRNLMDHHFHVGATADYEHDLDKYYYGRHPAGLYIPRFRNLPGQPNQPFTRGYGFEVYTNRENWDHAHHDEGFGADFKEKATQFGDWKITLDAFGECMPYEDNRVYLTSEITDKWGQPVLKMDVHYRENETLMRKDAQEQAVQMLEKSGFSNIKGFDAQAHPGLSIHEMGTARMGTSPKNSVFNKFNQHHIVKNVFCTDGASMTSSPCQNPSLTYMALSARAADYAVKALKRGDLKR from the coding sequence ATGACCCACTCAAATAAATCCACCCAGCCTCCCATTCCGTCCGGAAAGAAATTTGACGCTATTGTTGTCGGTTCAGGCATAAGTGGCGGGTGGTCGGCAAAGGAGCTTTGCGAGAAAGGGCTGAACGTGTTGCTGCTCGAACGAGGCCGCATGATCGAGCACGTATCAGACTATCACACGGCCACCATGAACCCGTGGGATTTTCCGCACCGCAACCAGAGCATGCCGCTGGATGAACTCAAAAAATACCCCGTTCAGAACCGAACGGGTTTTACTATTACCGAAGCCACGCACCAGCATTTTGTCAACGATCTGGACAATCCGTATGTCGAAGAGAAGCCTTTCGACTGGATTCGGGGGTATCATGTGGGTGGCAAATCGCTGATGTGGGGCCGGTACTCGTTCCGGTTCTCTGATCTCGATTTCGAAGCCAATGCCAAAGAGGGTATTGCCACCGATTGGCCCATTCGCTATAAAGACATTGCGCCCTGGTACGACTATGTCGAGAAATTTGCCGGAATCGCCGGTGACCGCGACGGACTGCCGCACCTGCCCGACGGTCAGTTTCAGCCCGCCCTGCCCGACAATTGTGTCGAAGCGCATTTGCGGAAAAGCGTAAACGGAATGTTCCCCGACCGGAAAGTGATCTCGGCGCGGGCCGCTCACTTAACGGCACCCACGCCAGAGCAAACGAGTCTGGGACGTGCCAAGTGCCAGTTCCGGAACTTGTGCATGCGGGGTTGTCCGTATGGAGCCTATTTTAGCACACAATCGGCCACGTTGCCTGCCGCCCGGCGAACCAAACGACTAACCGTTCGACCACATTCTATTGTCAACTCAATTATCTATGATGAAAAGTCTGGCCGGGCAACGGGCGTTCGGGTTATTGATGAACAGACGCACCAGTGGCACGAGTTTAACGCCAGCATTATTTTCCTGAACGCGTCGGCACTCGGGTCGACTTACATCCTGATGAACTCCAAATCCAATCGGTTTCCGAATGGGATGGACGACAGTGGGCAGTTGGGCCGTAACCTGATGGATCACCATTTTCATGTGGGAGCCACCGCCGACTATGAGCACGATCTGGATAAATACTATTATGGTCGGCACCCTGCCGGACTATATATTCCCCGTTTTCGAAATTTGCCGGGACAGCCAAATCAGCCCTTTACCCGAGGGTATGGCTTTGAAGTGTACACCAACCGCGAAAACTGGGACCACGCCCACCACGACGAAGGTTTTGGCGCTGATTTTAAAGAAAAGGCTACGCAGTTCGGCGACTGGAAAATCACGCTCGACGCCTTTGGCGAATGCATGCCCTACGAAGATAACCGGGTTTATCTGACCAGCGAGATCACTGACAAATGGGGTCAGCCGGTGTTGAAAATGGATGTTCACTACCGAGAAAACGAAACTCTCATGCGGAAAGACGCGCAGGAACAGGCTGTTCAGATGCTTGAAAAGTCGGGTTTCTCAAACATTAAAGGATTCGATGCACAGGCGCACCCGGGCTTGAGCATCCACGAAATGGGCACGGCCCGCATGGGTACATCACCTAAAAACTCGGTCTTCAATAAATTTAACCAGCATCACATCGTCAAAAACGTATTCTGCACCGATGGGGCATCCATGACTTCATCGCCCTGTCAGAACCCATCGCTTACCTACATGGCCCTGTCTGCCCGAGCTGCCGATTATGCCGTGAAGGCGTTGAAACGGGGTGATCTAAAACGATGA
- a CDS encoding beta-galactosidase: MTRRLLLLLPLLLCLTSVVHAQNLKLDKLLFGVAYYDEYMPYERLDKDIAMMKDAGINVVRIAESTWSTVEPQEGTFDFTHIDRVLNAMHKAGIQVIVGTPTYAVPTWLVHKYPDVLAITPQGQNQYGPRQNMDISNSHFRTHAEQVIRAIMKHVKDHPAIIGYQVDNETKAYNTTGPSVQKIFVAYMKDKYKSLDVINEIYGLDYWSNRINTWEDFPSTVGTINASLAAEFATFQRKLVTDYLAWQTAMVNEYKKPGQFVTQNFDLEWRGYSYGIQPDVDHFAAAKALDIAGIDIYHPTQDQLTGTEISFGGDVTRSMKTNASNYGKNYLVLETEAQGFPQWVPYPGQLRLQAFSHLASGAVMLEYWHWHSIHNSAETYWKGLLSHDFEPNPTYNEAKTIGKDFARLSSQLVNIKKTNSAAILFSNVALTGFNAFSFGWGAREKYNDVLRPMYDALYKMNIGVDFVDPSSTNLDQYKLIVVPALYAASDALLERLNLFVKNGGHIVYTFKSGFSDENVKVRTTRQPGIISEACGISYSQFTIPRQVSLKNDPFQVGKDNNSVKTWMELITPTTAKVLASYEHPVWGQYAAITQNSYGKGIATYIGCMTSDAVLQKVLETAAKKANVWGLDQQLTFPLITKSGVNQQGKAVHYYFNYSSVPASVTYPYANGKELISSKPALKNAALKLGAWDVKVVEEN; the protein is encoded by the coding sequence ATGACCAGACGATTACTACTCCTGTTACCCCTGCTCCTATGTCTGACCAGCGTTGTACACGCACAGAACCTCAAATTGGATAAACTTCTTTTCGGGGTTGCCTATTACGATGAATATATGCCCTACGAGAGGCTGGACAAGGATATCGCGATGATGAAAGATGCGGGTATCAACGTTGTGCGTATCGCCGAATCGACCTGGAGCACGGTAGAACCGCAGGAGGGGACATTTGATTTTACCCACATCGACCGGGTGCTGAATGCCATGCATAAGGCAGGTATACAGGTTATTGTGGGTACGCCCACCTACGCCGTTCCTACCTGGCTGGTGCATAAATACCCCGATGTACTGGCTATTACTCCTCAAGGCCAGAACCAATACGGCCCTCGCCAGAATATGGATATTAGTAACTCTCATTTTCGAACGCATGCCGAACAGGTTATCCGGGCGATCATGAAACACGTAAAAGATCACCCGGCCATCATTGGCTATCAGGTCGATAACGAGACGAAAGCCTATAATACAACGGGGCCTAGTGTACAGAAGATCTTTGTTGCATACATGAAAGACAAGTACAAGTCGCTGGACGTGATCAACGAAATTTATGGCCTAGATTACTGGAGCAACCGAATCAATACATGGGAGGATTTTCCGTCAACGGTAGGTACTATCAACGCCAGTCTGGCGGCAGAGTTCGCCACGTTTCAGCGGAAACTGGTAACGGATTATCTGGCGTGGCAAACGGCAATGGTCAACGAATACAAGAAACCAGGCCAGTTCGTTACACAGAATTTTGATCTGGAATGGCGGGGATACTCATACGGTATCCAGCCCGACGTCGATCATTTCGCGGCTGCCAAAGCTCTGGATATTGCGGGCATCGACATTTACCACCCCACGCAGGATCAGCTTACAGGTACCGAAATATCATTTGGGGGCGACGTGACCCGGTCTATGAAAACAAATGCGTCGAACTATGGCAAGAATTATCTGGTGCTGGAAACCGAAGCACAGGGTTTTCCGCAATGGGTGCCATATCCAGGGCAGTTGCGGTTACAGGCATTTAGTCACTTGGCGTCGGGCGCGGTCATGCTCGAATACTGGCATTGGCATTCGATTCATAATTCGGCAGAAACCTATTGGAAAGGCTTGTTGAGTCATGATTTCGAGCCAAATCCTACCTATAACGAAGCCAAAACCATCGGAAAAGATTTCGCCCGGCTTAGCTCGCAGTTAGTAAATATCAAGAAAACGAATTCGGCAGCAATTCTCTTCAGCAACGTAGCATTGACCGGATTCAACGCCTTTAGTTTTGGCTGGGGTGCCCGCGAGAAGTATAATGATGTGCTCCGGCCCATGTACGATGCCCTGTACAAAATGAACATCGGCGTCGATTTTGTCGACCCGTCGAGTACCAATCTGGACCAGTACAAATTGATTGTTGTTCCGGCTCTATATGCCGCTTCCGATGCGTTGCTGGAACGGTTGAACCTGTTTGTGAAAAATGGTGGGCATATCGTTTACACGTTCAAAAGTGGTTTTTCGGACGAGAATGTGAAGGTGAGGACTACCCGCCAACCGGGTATTATCAGCGAAGCCTGCGGTATTTCGTACTCACAGTTTACCATTCCCCGGCAGGTTTCGCTGAAAAATGACCCCTTTCAGGTTGGCAAGGACAACAATTCGGTCAAGACCTGGATGGAATTGATTACGCCAACCACCGCGAAGGTACTGGCCTCCTACGAACACCCGGTTTGGGGACAATATGCGGCCATCACCCAAAACAGCTACGGCAAAGGCATAGCTACCTATATAGGTTGCATGACGAGCGATGCCGTTTTGCAAAAAGTCCTGGAAACTGCCGCTAAAAAAGCAAACGTCTGGGGCTTGGATCAACAATTGACGTTTCCTCTGATTACCAAATCAGGTGTTAATCAACAGGGCAAGGCGGTTCATTATTACTTCAACTATTCGTCTGTGCCAGCGTCTGTTACGTATCCGTATGCAAACGGTAAAGAGTTGATTTCAAGTAAGCCCGCGTTGAAAAACGCAGCCCTGAAATTGGGTGCCTGGGATGTCAAGGTTGTTGAGGAGAATTAA
- a CDS encoding glycoside hydrolase family 2 protein, protein MRIINYALTLLLLVILARPSIGQYTIRDPNAIPLHGEWRFALDPVDAGERGKWYNDDASLNRWDKVTVPHCFSVDPRYQFYTGTAWYRRSFPFQATAGKRVILHVDAAYYETTVWINNQKVGTHEGGYTPFQFDITNYLKPDRTNGGINTIAISVNNNTWKTTTIPGSKDNNLPESFPGWVNYGGLIRPVYLTVEPEVYVENIKVEATPDLSKGTSSLKIRTRIRNAGKQTVSPRLAFRVEQSGKPVVLTWKQASGTISINQTVLLEAETVLKAADVKLWSIDQPTLYDVQVIMGSDTVRSHFGIRKVEVRNAQLLLNGQPIKVAGGNRVVDYAGLGSLEPDWLVEKDMRLMKEAGMELHRLTHYTPSETVYDWADRNGMLIISEAGNWQLTPRQMDNDTMRTKFRQQFREMAERDWNHPSVIAYSVGNEYLSEQPAGQRWTKDMIAYARELDPTRLYTFASMRLNTLPKKPEDEATQYCDFVSTNTYGNHTNILKHIHSLYPDKPIFISEYGTRADGKDGEAGQVTHIEKFLTDIRQLPYVVGASWWSFNDYLSRHDGTNPDGTRPWGLVRGDRSKRLLYKAHQTGMAPVTVEKVSWTSGKEGVHTVTLRVTARADFPAYTLKKYQLKTQATTMLIPDLQPGQSATMILPVRGFDNTLTVEVIKPTGFSILTQTIDSTNDTRTSNR, encoded by the coding sequence ATGAGAATAATAAATTACGCCTTAACACTTCTATTACTGGTTATCCTGGCACGTCCCAGTATTGGCCAATACACTATCCGCGACCCGAACGCGATTCCATTGCATGGCGAATGGCGGTTTGCCCTCGACCCCGTTGATGCTGGTGAGCGGGGAAAATGGTACAACGATGATGCCTCGCTAAATCGCTGGGATAAAGTGACGGTGCCGCATTGTTTTTCGGTCGATCCCCGCTACCAATTTTATACCGGGACAGCCTGGTACCGGCGGTCGTTTCCCTTTCAGGCAACGGCGGGTAAACGTGTCATCCTTCACGTCGATGCAGCCTATTACGAAACAACGGTCTGGATAAACAACCAGAAAGTCGGGACGCACGAAGGCGGCTACACGCCCTTTCAGTTTGACATTACCAACTATCTGAAACCCGACCGGACGAATGGCGGAATCAATACAATCGCTATTTCGGTTAATAACAATACGTGGAAAACAACGACCATCCCCGGATCGAAGGACAACAACCTACCCGAATCCTTTCCGGGATGGGTCAATTACGGTGGTCTTATTCGGCCGGTTTACCTGACCGTTGAGCCTGAGGTATACGTTGAAAACATAAAAGTCGAAGCCACACCCGACCTCTCAAAAGGCACATCTTCCCTCAAAATCAGAACCCGAATCCGGAACGCCGGAAAGCAGACAGTTTCGCCCAGACTGGCTTTTCGGGTAGAGCAGAGCGGCAAACCCGTTGTACTGACCTGGAAACAGGCATCCGGTACGATATCGATTAACCAAACAGTCTTGCTGGAAGCCGAAACGGTACTGAAAGCCGCCGATGTGAAGCTGTGGAGCATCGACCAGCCGACGTTATACGATGTACAGGTGATCATGGGGAGTGACACCGTCCGGTCGCACTTCGGGATTCGGAAAGTGGAGGTTCGAAACGCGCAATTGCTGCTGAACGGTCAGCCGATTAAAGTTGCGGGAGGGAACAGGGTAGTCGATTATGCTGGTCTGGGGTCACTGGAACCCGATTGGCTGGTGGAAAAAGATATGCGTCTGATGAAAGAAGCGGGTATGGAACTCCATCGACTTACCCACTACACGCCTTCCGAAACCGTTTATGACTGGGCCGACCGCAACGGGATGCTTATCATCAGCGAAGCGGGCAACTGGCAATTGACCCCCCGACAGATGGACAACGACACCATGCGTACCAAGTTCCGGCAGCAGTTTCGCGAGATGGCCGAACGCGACTGGAATCACCCCAGCGTGATTGCCTATAGTGTGGGCAACGAGTACCTGTCCGAACAACCGGCGGGGCAGCGGTGGACCAAAGATATGATTGCCTACGCCCGCGAACTCGACCCTACCCGCCTGTACACCTTCGCATCGATGCGGTTGAATACACTACCCAAAAAACCTGAAGATGAGGCTACTCAGTACTGCGACTTCGTGTCGACAAACACCTACGGTAACCACACCAACATTCTGAAACACATTCACTCCCTCTACCCCGACAAGCCGATTTTCATCAGTGAATACGGCACGCGGGCCGATGGAAAAGACGGCGAAGCCGGGCAGGTGACGCACATCGAGAAATTCCTGACTGATATTCGGCAACTGCCCTACGTAGTGGGCGCGTCGTGGTGGTCGTTTAACGATTACCTGAGCCGGCACGACGGCACGAATCCGGACGGCACCCGCCCGTGGGGCCTCGTTCGGGGCGACCGCTCGAAACGGTTGCTCTATAAGGCGCACCAGACTGGCATGGCTCCCGTCACCGTCGAAAAAGTAAGCTGGACTAGCGGAAAAGAGGGTGTTCATACGGTAACACTACGGGTAACTGCCCGTGCTGATTTCCCGGCTTATACCCTCAAGAAGTATCAACTGAAAACACAGGCCACAACCATGCTCATTCCCGATTTACAACCGGGCCAAAGTGCCACGATGATCCTCCCGGTTCGTGGTTTCGACAACACCCTAACCGTCGAAGTCATTAAACCAACCGGCTTTTCCATTCTTACCCAAACCATCGACTCAACGAATGATACGCGAACAAGCAACCGATAA